From the genome of Campylobacter concisus, one region includes:
- a CDS encoding RluA family pseudouridine synthase, whose amino-acid sequence MVKFNVLNSSRLDVAVAKELQISRNQALNLIKDSLVSVNLKPVSKPSFLLSENDEICVNFALRKEVQNEYEVNFDIPIIYEDDDLIVLNKPPQIVVHQAPSVKEATLVEWLNKKGFMLSNLNGDVRAGIVHRLDKGTSGAIVVAKNNFAHAKLSEQLSDKSMGRIYLALTDLPLKEDVIINKPIGRNPNNRLKKAIVADAKFAKSAFVNLLSENGINLIAAKLFTGRTHQIRVHLSSINRHILGDDLYGFKSQGDKISRVMLHAYMLYFIHPRTGKRVEFTAKTYDDFNQIIYKKIPKEIFDEKICPTHIDTIFSSFLSGMRL is encoded by the coding sequence TTGGTTAAATTTAATGTTTTAAATAGCTCAAGACTCGACGTAGCAGTAGCCAAAGAGCTTCAAATTTCACGCAATCAAGCTTTAAATTTGATAAAAGACTCCCTTGTAAGCGTAAATTTAAAACCAGTCTCAAAACCAAGCTTTTTACTGAGCGAAAACGATGAAATTTGCGTAAATTTTGCCCTAAGAAAAGAGGTGCAAAACGAATACGAAGTAAATTTTGACATCCCGATCATCTATGAAGACGACGATCTCATAGTGCTAAACAAGCCCCCGCAAATCGTCGTTCATCAAGCTCCAAGTGTAAAAGAGGCGACACTTGTTGAATGGCTAAATAAAAAGGGCTTTATGCTCTCAAATTTAAATGGCGATGTAAGAGCTGGCATCGTTCACCGCCTAGATAAGGGTACAAGTGGCGCTATTGTCGTTGCTAAAAATAACTTCGCTCACGCAAAACTAAGCGAGCAGCTAAGCGATAAGAGTATGGGGCGAATTTATTTAGCACTCACCGATCTACCGCTAAAAGAGGATGTTATCATCAACAAGCCAATCGGCAGAAATCCAAACAATCGCCTAAAAAAAGCGATCGTTGCGGACGCTAAATTTGCAAAAAGCGCCTTTGTAAATTTACTAAGTGAAAATGGCATAAATTTAATAGCAGCAAAACTTTTTACAGGCAGGACTCATCAGATAAGAGTGCACCTATCTAGCATAAACCGCCATATTTTAGGCGATGATTTATACGGATTTAAGAGCCAAGGCGATAAAATAAGCAGGGTTATGCTTCACGCTTATATGCTTTATTTTATCCATCCAAGAACTGGCAAAAGGGTAGAATTTACCGCAAAAACGTATGATGACTTTAACCAGATAATTTACAAAAAAATTCCCAAGGAGATTTTTGATGAAAAAATTTGCCCTACGCATATTGACACCATTTTTAGCAGCTTTCTTAGCGGGATGCGGCTCTAG
- a CDS encoding FtsW/RodA/SpoVE family cell cycle protein: MIKLDRRILTHFDFIQPFLIIPIIIISYILVSEANDILANKQLIYFGIGFASFCVAFLLPIRRIDWIIPMFYWVCIVLLLSVDLFGVSKLGARRWLEIPFVHFTLQPSELMKPAFLLMLAYLIKQRPPKANGYGVKDFLRLSFYILLPFVLIMKEPDLGTALILLIVGYTILFVIGVNKKIWITIILAIGFLAPVLYENLHDYQKKRIHDFIAEEPSYHVKQSIIAIGSGGLKGKPKDEATQTHFKFLPIATSDFIFAYNIERFGFYGGLFLLGLYGALITHLLSLNYGLKNDYFTQVTTTGIAALIFVYVGVNVSMTIGFAPVVGVPLPFFSYGGSSFVTFMVLFGILQNLLTFRFDRTYSFIKIHF, from the coding sequence TTGATAAAACTAGATCGGCGTATTTTAACACATTTTGATTTTATTCAGCCGTTTTTAATAATCCCAATCATCATAATTTCATATATCCTGGTTTCCGAGGCAAACGACATTTTAGCAAACAAACAACTTATATATTTTGGCATAGGTTTTGCATCATTTTGCGTAGCATTTTTACTGCCCATTAGGCGTATCGACTGGATCATTCCGATGTTTTACTGGGTCTGCATCGTGCTGCTTTTAAGCGTTGATCTCTTTGGCGTTAGCAAACTAGGTGCTAGGCGCTGGCTAGAAATTCCCTTCGTTCACTTCACACTTCAGCCATCAGAGCTTATGAAGCCAGCATTTTTGCTGATGTTAGCCTATCTCATTAAACAGCGTCCTCCAAAGGCTAATGGATACGGAGTAAAAGATTTTTTAAGACTTAGTTTTTATATACTTTTACCATTTGTGCTCATCATGAAAGAGCCTGATCTTGGTACTGCGCTCATACTTTTGATAGTTGGCTACACTATTCTTTTTGTCATCGGCGTAAATAAGAAAATTTGGATAACTATCATCCTTGCGATAGGCTTTTTGGCGCCGGTTTTGTATGAAAATTTACATGACTATCAAAAAAAGAGGATTCACGATTTCATCGCTGAAGAGCCAAGCTATCACGTCAAACAAAGCATCATCGCCATAGGTAGCGGCGGATTAAAGGGCAAGCCAAAGGACGAAGCAACACAGACGCACTTTAAATTTTTACCAATCGCCACTAGTGACTTCATCTTTGCATACAACATCGAGCGTTTTGGCTTTTATGGTGGATTGTTTCTGCTTGGACTTTATGGAGCACTTATAACACATCTTTTAAGTTTAAATTACGGTCTAAAAAACGACTATTTTACGCAAGTTACTACCACGGGGATTGCTGCACTTATTTTCGTTTACGTCGGCGTAAATGTCTCGATGACTATCGGTTTTGCACCAGTTGTGGGCGTACCACTACCATTTTTTAGTTACGGTGGAAGCAGCTTTGTTACATTTATGGTACTTTTTGGAATTTTGCAAAATTTGCTAACTTTTAGATTTGATAGAACTTATAGCTTTATAAAAATTCACTTCTAA
- a CDS encoding aminotransferase class V-fold PLP-dependent enzyme, protein MLNIDEVRKNIILKEGLYYFDYTASGLAYKPIEDEILKFLKTYANTHSDSSSSAILTQKYYENARAELKSLLGLDDSFYLIATGQGATAAIKKFQELMGIYLSPATRALIGKANLRNLNLPLAIIGPYEHHSVEVSLREGLCDIKRIELDENNEIDYAMLENTLKQNAKRKIIASFSAASNVTGVKTNYKKIYSLIKKYNGILALDVATLSAYENVDCKYFDALFLSPHKLLGGVGSCGLLAIKKELCKNLPTFAAGGTVKYVSRTSHIFTNEVENLEEGGTPPIMQLMRANLAYKLRNEIGLNNIKVAECELGEMFCKELEKIDEVINYCPENLDRLPIFAFNVKDISPYDFAASLSSNFGIQTRAGCDCAGPYGHDLLNLKDNTIFEAKPGWVRVSIHYTHTKEDIKYLINAIKSCIKKHKA, encoded by the coding sequence TTGCTAAATATCGATGAAGTAAGAAAAAATATCATTTTAAAAGAGGGCCTTTACTATTTTGACTACACGGCTTCAGGTCTTGCTTATAAGCCCATTGAAGATGAAATTTTAAAATTTTTAAAAACCTATGCAAACACTCACTCAGATAGTAGTTCAAGTGCGATACTAACACAAAAATACTATGAAAATGCAAGAGCTGAGCTAAAAAGCTTATTGGGCCTTGATGATAGTTTTTATCTTATTGCGACTGGTCAAGGAGCGACGGCTGCGATAAAGAAATTTCAAGAGCTAATGGGAATTTATCTCTCACCAGCTACAAGAGCCTTGATCGGTAAAGCAAATTTAAGAAATTTAAACTTGCCACTAGCGATTATTGGCCCTTATGAGCATCACTCCGTTGAAGTTAGCTTAAGAGAAGGGCTTTGCGATATAAAACGTATAGAGCTTGATGAAAATAATGAGATAGACTATGCGATGCTTGAGAATACATTAAAGCAAAATGCAAAAAGAAAGATAATAGCTAGCTTTAGTGCCGCCTCAAACGTCACTGGCGTTAAAACTAATTATAAAAAAATTTACTCGCTGATTAAAAAATATAATGGCATTTTGGCACTTGATGTGGCTACTCTTAGTGCTTATGAAAATGTCGATTGTAAATATTTTGACGCACTGTTTCTCTCGCCTCACAAGCTGCTTGGTGGAGTTGGGAGTTGTGGGCTTTTGGCTATCAAAAAAGAGCTTTGTAAAAATTTGCCTACATTTGCAGCAGGAGGCACAGTCAAGTACGTAAGCAGGACATCGCATATTTTTACTAATGAAGTTGAAAATTTAGAAGAGGGCGGCACGCCACCGATAATGCAGCTAATGCGTGCAAATTTAGCCTACAAGCTAAGAAATGAAATCGGACTTAATAATATAAAAGTGGCTGAATGTGAGCTAGGCGAGATGTTTTGTAAAGAGCTAGAAAAGATAGATGAGGTGATAAATTATTGCCCTGAAAATTTAGACAGATTGCCTATTTTTGCATTTAATGTAAAAGACATTTCGCCTTATGATTTTGCTGCTAGTTTAAGTAGTAATTTTGGTATACAAACGCGTGCGGGCTGTGATTGTGCTGGGCCGTATGGACATGATCTGCTTAATTTAAAAGATAATACCATTTTTGAAGCAAAACCTGGCTGGGTGCGTGTCAGCATTCACTATACGCATACAAAAGAGGATATAAAATATCTTATAAATGCCATAAAGTCTTGCATCAAAAAACACAAAGCTTGA
- the thiE gene encoding thiamine phosphate synthase produces MIEIYAISDDVLMPENLALQYTKEILECGVKFFQFRSKKIPKDERLAGEIFNLCEKFGARFIVNDDILFAAHIGAKSVHLGKDDASIKEAFEILGNDAYVGVSCYDSLELAIRAKQNGASYVAFGAMFKSPTKPNAPLCKAQTISQAKEMGMNVCVIGGINASNIASVARVKPDMVALISAIYKDVTIKKNIENLQRNLLL; encoded by the coding sequence GTGATTGAAATTTACGCGATTAGCGACGATGTGTTGATGCCTGAAAATTTAGCCTTGCAATATACTAAAGAAATTTTAGAGTGTGGGGTGAAATTTTTTCAATTTCGCTCTAAAAAAATACCCAAAGATGAGAGGCTAGCTGGTGAAATTTTCAACTTATGCGAAAAATTTGGAGCCAGATTTATCGTAAATGATGATATTTTATTTGCTGCTCATATAGGGGCAAAGTCCGTGCATTTGGGAAAAGATGATGCGAGCATAAAAGAAGCGTTTGAAATTTTAGGAAATGATGCTTACGTGGGAGTTAGCTGCTATGATAGCTTGGAGCTTGCCATTAGGGCAAAACAAAATGGTGCTAGCTATGTGGCTTTTGGAGCGATGTTTAAAAGCCCAACAAAACCAAATGCACCGCTTTGCAAGGCTCAAACTATATCACAAGCAAAAGAAATGGGAATGAATGTGTGTGTCATAGGAGGCATAAATGCTAGCAACATTGCAAGTGTCGCTAGAGTAAAGCCAGACATGGTCGCCTTAATATCTGCTATATATAAAGATGTCACGATAAAGAAAAATATAGAAAATTTACAAAGAAATTTATTGCTTTAA
- a CDS encoding hydroxymethylpyrimidine/phosphomethylpyrimidine kinase, with translation MKNILIIAGSDSVGGAGVQADIKTCEAFSCYAATAITALTAQNTNGVSNIFATNATNLNEQIKMVDEELNIDAIKVGMLFNKELISCVGSWLEKFHKQGIKIVIDPVCVAKSGSKLLEDDAIASLKELFKFADIITPNIDEAKVLELDSKNLSCDMILKRSMVAEICEDTLYKKNGDVIKFKEPLIKPEIMHGAGCSFASALACLLANGHTKEEAIKLAKKYILNAIKNAIRTKFGKRLLNHKVGISD, from the coding sequence ATGAAAAATATATTAATCATTGCAGGAAGTGATAGTGTTGGTGGTGCTGGCGTACAGGCTGATATTAAGACATGCGAGGCATTTTCTTGCTACGCAGCGACAGCTATTACGGCTCTTACGGCACAAAATACAAATGGCGTTAGCAATATCTTTGCTACAAATGCTACAAATCTAAATGAACAGATCAAAATGGTAGACGAAGAGCTAAACATAGATGCCATAAAGGTTGGTATGCTTTTTAATAAAGAGCTTATATCTTGCGTTGGTTCTTGGCTTGAAAAATTTCATAAGCAAGGCATTAAAATAGTAATAGACCCAGTTTGCGTAGCAAAATCAGGCTCAAAGCTTCTTGAGGATGACGCGATAGCAAGCTTAAAAGAGCTTTTTAAATTTGCAGACATTATCACGCCAAATATCGATGAAGCCAAAGTTTTGGAGCTTGATAGTAAAAATTTATCTTGCGATATGATCTTAAAGCGAAGCATGGTTGCAGAAATTTGTGAAGATACTCTTTATAAAAAAAATGGTGACGTAATTAAATTTAAAGAGCCACTAATAAAACCAGAGATCATGCATGGGGCTGGATGTAGCTTTGCAAGTGCGCTGGCCTGCTTGCTGGCAAATGGACACACAAAAGAAGAGGCTATAAAACTAGCAAAAAAATATATTTTAAATGCTATTAAAAATGCAATTAGGACAAAATTTGGTAAACGTCTACTAAATCATAAAGTTGGCATAAGTGATTGA
- a CDS encoding aminotransferase class V-fold PLP-dependent enzyme, whose protein sequence is MVNLEHIKENIILKNGIYYFDFTASGLAYKPIEDEMAKILQTYANTHSISSSNAYKTAQIYEDSRRELKSLLGLDESFYLFTCGNGATGAIKKFQEILGIYAPPALKKRYSLKPDENSPLVVLGPYEHHSNEISFRQALCEVERIRLDKNGGIDFNHLEQILRINVGREIIATFSVASNVTGVLSDYRKIYTLVKSYGGIVAFDAASFSAYGNIDCDYFDALFLSPHKLLGGVGSCGLLAIKKILANSDEPTFAGGGTVSYVSKNYAIFVKDSEQLEEAGTPPILGLIRANLAYRLRNEIGFGTIYENESELGEYFEKRLTEIPELTCYHPNNIKRLPIFSFNITGVSPYELAKVLSKEYGIQTRAGCSCAGPYGHDLLHLKEDALFTHKPGWVRAGLHYTHTLQDVDYLVDALKNSIKKYSSIWKVDDPFSVDKISGCMGDR, encoded by the coding sequence TTGGTAAATTTAGAGCACATTAAAGAAAATATAATTTTAAAAAATGGTATTTATTATTTTGACTTTACAGCTTCAGGGCTAGCTTATAAACCTATCGAAGATGAGATGGCAAAAATACTTCAAACTTACGCAAATACGCACTCTATCAGCTCATCAAATGCCTATAAAACCGCTCAAATTTATGAAGATTCAAGACGTGAATTAAAAAGCTTGCTAGGACTTGATGAGAGCTTTTATCTTTTTACTTGTGGCAATGGAGCTACCGGTGCGATAAAGAAATTTCAAGAAATTTTAGGAATTTATGCGCCGCCAGCATTAAAAAAAAGATATTCATTAAAGCCAGATGAAAATTCTCCGCTTGTGGTGCTTGGCCCTTATGAGCACCATTCAAATGAGATAAGCTTTAGGCAAGCACTTTGCGAGGTTGAGCGTATCAGGCTTGATAAAAATGGAGGGATAGACTTTAATCATTTGGAGCAAATTTTAAGGATAAATGTCGGTCGTGAGATCATCGCAACTTTTAGTGTGGCTTCAAATGTGACTGGGGTTTTGAGTGATTATAGAAAAATTTATACTCTTGTAAAATCTTATGGTGGCATTGTGGCATTTGATGCTGCAAGTTTTAGCGCTTATGGAAATATTGATTGTGACTATTTTGATGCTCTTTTTTTATCGCCACATAAACTGCTTGGTGGAGTAGGAAGTTGTGGGCTTCTTGCTATAAAAAAGATACTTGCAAACTCAGATGAGCCGACATTTGCTGGTGGTGGAACGGTAAGTTATGTTAGCAAAAACTATGCTATATTTGTAAAAGATAGTGAACAGCTAGAAGAGGCTGGCACTCCGCCTATTTTAGGACTTATAAGGGCAAATTTGGCCTATAGGCTAAGAAATGAGATAGGATTTGGGACAATATATGAAAATGAGAGCGAGCTTGGAGAGTATTTTGAGAAAAGACTAACAGAAATTCCTGAGCTTACGTGCTATCATCCAAATAACATAAAGCGTTTGCCGATATTTTCTTTTAACATAACTGGTGTTTCGCCTTATGAACTAGCTAAAGTTTTAAGCAAAGAATATGGCATTCAAACGCGTGCAGGATGTTCTTGTGCTGGGCCATATGGACATGATTTGCTTCATTTAAAAGAAGATGCACTATTTACCCATAAGCCAGGCTGGGTAAGGGCTGGACTCCACTATACGCATACGCTACAAGACGTGGATTATTTAGTAGATGCATTAAAAAATAGCATTAAGAAGTATTCAAGTATTTGGAAGGTTGATGATCCTTTTAGTGTTGATAAAATTTCAGGTTGTATGGGAGATAGATGA
- a CDS encoding DUF234 domain-containing protein gives MKHLDINELIKFHLVFDEFDLKHSYYDVFEAIEAEILNNFLALMPKFYFESDTNDAIKSALIKLARSDRKKFNVHKILPQSLASKVYAKLFEKNFLLLEKSREVLPKRSKNQMLKKEERGYKVEDKIHFNSHFSRFWFRFIEPNLSLLKAGKNDEILATIKKEFDEYASLGFEILCGELMAKKFMINGIFLSSFWSRNIELDMLLNIGGKIIVGEAKYKERKVCKNVLNLLLKKCEKLNIRPDIIALFSKSGFSSELRNLKDERLRLYEISDFEELLK, from the coding sequence ATGAAACACCTTGATATAAATGAACTTATTAAATTTCATCTCGTCTTTGATGAGTTTGATTTAAAGCACTCATATTATGATGTTTTTGAAGCGATTGAGGCTGAAATTTTAAACAACTTCTTAGCCTTGATGCCAAAATTTTACTTCGAGTCCGATACAAACGATGCTATAAAATCTGCCCTCATAAAACTTGCACGAAGCGATAGAAAAAAATTTAACGTACATAAAATTTTACCTCAAAGCCTAGCTAGCAAAGTCTATGCAAAGCTTTTTGAAAAGAATTTTTTACTGCTTGAGAAAAGTAGAGAAGTACTTCCAAAAAGATCAAAAAACCAAATGCTAAAAAAAGAAGAAAGGGGCTATAAAGTTGAAGATAAAATACATTTTAATAGCCATTTTTCAAGGTTTTGGTTCAGATTTATAGAGCCAAATTTAAGCTTGCTAAAAGCTGGTAAAAATGATGAAATTTTAGCCACTATAAAAAAAGAATTTGACGAATATGCAAGCCTTGGATTTGAAATTCTGTGCGGTGAGCTCATGGCAAAAAAATTTATGATTAATGGCATATTTTTAAGTAGCTTTTGGAGCAGGAATATAGAGCTTGATATGCTATTAAATATAGGTGGCAAGATCATAGTCGGCGAGGCAAAATACAAAGAGAGAAAGGTTTGTAAAAACGTGCTAAATTTACTATTAAAAAAATGCGAAAAACTAAATATCAGGCCAGATATTATTGCTCTTTTTTCAAAGAGTGGATTTAGTAGCGAGCTAAGAAATTTAAAGGATGAAAGGCTAAGGCTTTATGAAATTAGCGATTTTGAGGAACTTTTAAAATGA
- a CDS encoding sensor histidine kinase — translation MNEHDIQAGLKSLIEQTYLIENEYKNLTSSYTNLQNFIKDIVEILPNAIWVLDENDEIFLQNSEAVRLGKIFKEIPKKEGEINVDGQIYLFKTSSKDNKLIISATNITVEKRTERLASMGQVAAHLAHEIRNPVGSISLLASTLLKRADERTKPIVNQIQKATWRVERIIKATLLFTKGLNINAQIFDFSQLKKECEEAINFYDYSKDIKFSLEFPDGKYTGDLNLLAIVFQNILFNAIDAIEESDDDEGEIILSYEKTPSEHKFIVYDSGEPIKDKAIVFEPFKSSKLKGNGLGLHLCLQIIEAHKGSIEITLNPKTFCINLPIKEKE, via the coding sequence ATGAACGAACACGATATCCAAGCTGGCTTAAAAAGCCTGATAGAGCAGACTTATCTGATAGAAAACGAATATAAAAATTTAACATCATCTTACACAAACTTGCAAAATTTCATTAAAGATATTGTAGAAATTTTGCCAAATGCTATCTGGGTGTTAGATGAAAATGATGAGATCTTTTTACAAAACTCAGAAGCAGTAAGACTTGGTAAAATTTTTAAAGAGATACCAAAAAAAGAGGGCGAGATAAATGTAGATGGACAAATTTATCTTTTTAAAACAAGCTCTAAAGACAATAAACTAATAATCTCTGCAACAAACATAACAGTAGAAAAACGTACCGAGCGTCTTGCCTCTATGGGCCAAGTGGCAGCTCACCTAGCCCACGAGATCAGAAATCCAGTAGGCTCTATCTCGCTTTTAGCTTCAACTCTACTTAAAAGAGCTGATGAACGCACAAAGCCTATCGTAAATCAAATACAAAAAGCTACATGGCGAGTCGAACGCATAATCAAAGCCACTCTACTTTTTACAAAAGGTCTTAACATAAATGCACAAATTTTTGACTTTTCACAACTTAAAAAAGAGTGCGAAGAGGCTATAAATTTTTATGACTATTCAAAGGATATTAAATTTAGCCTAGAATTTCCAGATGGCAAATATACGGGCGATCTTAATCTACTAGCCATCGTCTTTCAAAATATTTTATTTAACGCTATTGATGCCATCGAAGAGAGCGATGATGATGAAGGAGAGATCATTTTAAGCTACGAAAAAACACCAAGTGAGCATAAATTTATCGTTTACGATAGTGGCGAGCCTATCAAAGACAAAGCCATAGTCTTTGAGCCATTTAAAAGTAGCAAGCTAAAAGGAAACGGCCTTGGACTACATCTTTGCTTACAGATCATAGAGGCTCACAAAGGCAGTATCGAGATCACACTAAATCCAAAAACATTTTGCATAAATTTACCAATAAAGGAGAAAGAATGA
- a CDS encoding cysteine hydrolase family protein, which produces MNIQKELEAFKKSLQTLDLREISNDGAKNVAFICIDMIEAFAGSGALASQRVAALSKGIATLFDRAWRDFGFRNFILIEDRHTSDSKEFENFLPHAILDTNEIKTVKEIENLSFFKEFKTFYKNSLSIAFNKEFEKFLEQNPQIDTFVITGDCTDMCVYQCVSYLKLRANEYNKKARVIVPFDLTQTYDIPGHNGDFYHEMFSLHMKLALGADVVKSIKF; this is translated from the coding sequence ATGAACATACAAAAAGAACTTGAGGCTTTTAAAAAATCTCTTCAAACGCTTGATTTAAGAGAAATTTCAAACGATGGAGCAAAAAATGTTGCATTTATCTGTATCGATATGATAGAAGCATTTGCTGGCAGTGGTGCGCTCGCCAGTCAAAGAGTAGCCGCCTTATCAAAAGGGATCGCGACACTTTTTGATAGAGCGTGGAGAGATTTTGGTTTTAGAAATTTTATCCTTATAGAAGATAGGCACACCAGTGATTCAAAAGAATTTGAGAATTTTCTACCACATGCCATACTTGATACAAATGAGATAAAAACCGTAAAAGAGATAGAAAATCTAAGCTTTTTTAAAGAATTCAAGACATTTTATAAAAACTCTTTAAGCATTGCGTTTAATAAAGAATTTGAGAAATTTTTAGAGCAAAACCCACAAATTGACACTTTTGTTATTACTGGAGATTGCACTGATATGTGCGTTTATCAGTGTGTTAGTTATCTTAAACTACGAGCCAATGAATACAATAAAAAAGCAAGAGTTATCGTGCCGTTTGATCTTACACAAACGTACGATATACCAGGACACAATGGCGATTTTTACCACGAGATGTTTTCTCTTCATATGAAGCTAGCACTTGGCGCTGATGTGGTAAAGAGTATTAAATTTTAA
- a CDS encoding DUF6882 domain-containing protein yields MHFKLLVEGSNWQVDFDSGKIYFDGREFDMQFIGSESFSSNTWLWGYENINGFDERLLELANKAREFGEKFGLSAFSTPRFELDENFNGHTISMVLCTAFDEQNYYRIEYEGGAAYVAFRADIVFEEPVLANEILSVVNECLSSYELDHKIFIKGLLLSCDMKFSESPNEIVSDKYELSFKFDELNRLINISSKL; encoded by the coding sequence GTGCATTTTAAGCTACTTGTTGAAGGTAGCAACTGGCAGGTTGATTTTGATAGTGGCAAAATTTACTTTGATGGGCGTGAGTTTGACATGCAGTTTATTGGCTCTGAAAGCTTCTCGTCAAATACGTGGCTTTGGGGTTATGAAAATATAAATGGCTTTGATGAGCGTTTGCTCGAGCTTGCAAATAAAGCACGGGAGTTTGGCGAGAAATTTGGACTTAGTGCATTTAGCACGCCACGATTTGAGCTGGATGAAAATTTTAATGGTCACACGATTAGTATGGTTCTTTGCACCGCTTTTGATGAGCAAAATTATTATAGGATAGAGTACGAGGGAGGAGCGGCGTATGTGGCATTTAGAGCGGATATAGTCTTTGAAGAGCCAGTGCTAGCAAATGAGATTTTGAGCGTAGTAAATGAGTGTTTAAGCAGTTACGAGTTGGATCATAAAATCTTTATAAAAGGACTTTTGCTAAGCTGTGATATGAAATTTAGCGAAAGTCCTAATGAAATCGTATCGGATAAATACGAGCTTAGCTTTAAATTTGACGAGCTAAACAGGCTCATAAATATTTCAAGTAAGCTTTAA